The sequence TTGGCGCGTTCCAGCATTTTGCCCGCGTCTTCGGTTTCCAATGCGGCAAGCTGGCTGGAGCGGGCGTCGGCCTGCAACTGGGAGTATTGTCCGCGCGCTTGTTCGAGGTTCTGGTTGGGCTGCGAAGAACAGGCGGCCAGTCCGATGGTCATGGCCAGCACGGTAGGGAGCGTCAGTAATTTATTCATAACGAATCATCCTGTGTTGAAGGCGTTGGGAATTGAACGTGGTGATCACTGGACGCCGCGCATGCTCTCTTCGCGCAGTTCCTGAATACCCCGGTTGGCGTCCTCCACAGCCTTCTGCGCCTTGGCGGCCTGAGCCTTGCGCTCGGCGACGCGCGCATCCCACTCGGCCTGTTCGGCCAGCTTGCGCGCTTCGTCGTAGTTTTCCTTCTGCATGGCCAGTTCGGCCTGCTTCCACTTTTCCTGCGCGGCGCGCATTTCAACCGCGGCGTATTCGGTGCCGCCTGCACTTACTGCACTGCGGACGGCAGACTCGGTGACCGCGAATTGCTCGTTCGGTGGATTGCCGGCGCATCCGACCAGCAACAGGCCGCCCAGCGCAACGGCTGTCAGCTTGGGTAACTGGAATCGCGATAGCGTACGTTCTGCGGTGTTCGTTTTCATGGCCAGTCTCCAATGGAAGAACGGGGAACGGTGCCCGTGAGCCTTGCAGGTGCCCTGTAGAAATGGGCCAGCAATCAGAACGGGCATGTTTTTGTGAGGGCATCAGTGCGCAATCGTTCCAGTGAACAGGCAAACGAAGCGCCTGGAGGGGGCTTTTTAGAGCTGTCGAGCGTGAGCGAGGCGGCCACTCAGTCGCCTCGGTCAGCTCAATGAACGGCTCGCCGAGACCCACCGTGCGAGCGGCGCCGGCTCAGGGTTGTTCCGCCTGCTCAGCCAGGAGGCGCTCGAGATGCTTGCGTGAAAGCGCGAGAAACCGTGGCGTCGGACCCACGTCCTCGTAGATCGGGTCGCCTTGTTCGTCCGTTGCGATCACCTTGGTGCCTTGCTGGTAGGGAAGACTGGTTTCGATGCCCTCGAGCGCAGCCCCGACCAGTTCACCCAACAACTCCTCTGTGCTGCGCTTGGGATACATTTCCGCCAGGGCGGCGAGCCGGGCGGCGCTTTCGACGTCAAGCGGGATGCTGTAGCGGGTGGCGCTCATGCGTCCGGTGGCGGTGCTTTCCCATTCGCGGACCAGTTCTGAAATCTTCATCTAGCTCCATCCTTAGCCCGCCATGGCGGGCGATATTGGCTGTGATGCAAGCGACCGTCGAACAGACTTGTGTTGCGATGCCTTGTCTTCGACGAGCACGCTGGGCACTCTGTTTGGAGGGTCCTTACAGCGTAGCCGTTCAGCATCGGTTGCATATCGGTTGCGGGCCTTCGACGCCGCGGCCAGGAGAGACGAGAACATGGCGAAGATCGACGCGCGCCTGCGCGAGAACGTTCATCTGCTCGGCGAACTGCTGGGCAATACCATTCGCGAGCAGCACGGCGATGCCTTCCTGGACAAGATCGAGCGTGTCCGCAAGGGGGCCAAGGGCGCGCGTCGGGGGTCGGTCGACGGGGCCAGGCTGTTGCAGGAGACACTCGACGGGCTGGCTGACGACGAGCTGCTGCCGATGACCCGCGCCTTCAACCAGTTCCTCAACCTGGCCAACATCGCCGAGCAATACCACCAGGTGCGCAGGCGTCGGCCCGGCGAGCCGGCGCCGTTCGAAACCGGCGTCCTGGGCGGCCTGCTCGAGCGGCTCAAGGGTGAAGGTTTCGGCCAGGAGTTTCTGGCCCGTCAGGTGGGGCGGCTGGATATCGAACTGGTGTTGACGGCGCACCCGACCGAGGTGTCGCGTCGCACGCTGATCCAGAAGTACGACGCCATCGCAGCGCAGCTGGCGGCGCGCGATCACACCGACCTCGGCACGGCTGAACTCGCGCGGATCGAACTGCGTCTGCAACGGCTGATCGCCGAGGCCTGGCACACCGAGGAGATTCGTCGCAGCCGACCGACGCCGGTGGAAGAAGCGAAGTGGGGCTTCGCCGTTATCGAAAACTCGCTCTGGCAAGCACTGCCGAACGTGCTGCGCCAGACCGATCAGGTGCTCCACCGCAGCACCGGTCTGCACCTGCCGCTGGATGCCGCGCCCATCCGATTCGCCTCCTGGATGGGGGGCGACCGCGACGGCAATCCCAACGTGACCGCGAAGGTGACGCGCGAGGTGCTGTTGTTGGCGCGCTGGGTCGCGGCGGACCTGTTCCTGCACGACGTCGACGGGCTGATCACCGCGCTGTCGATGCAGACCGCCAGCGACGAACTGCTGCGCCACACCGGCGAATCCGCCGAGCCCTACCGCGCGTTGCTCAAGGGCCTGCGTGAGCGCCTGCAGGCCACGCGAGACTGGGCCAGTGCGGCAGTCGAACAGGATCGGCCGGCGCCCCCTGCCGTGTTGCAGGACAACCGTGACCTGCGCGAACCGCTGGAGCTGTGCTACCACTCGCTGCACGCCTGCGGTATGGGCATGATTGCCGATGGCGCCTTGCTCGATAGTTTGCGCCGGGTGGCGGCATTCGGGCTGTTTCTGGTTCGTCTGGACATTCGTCAGGATTCGGCCCGGCATGTCGCGGCGCTGGCCGAGATCACCGACTATCTGGGTCTTGGACGCTACGAACAATGGGATGAGGCGCAGCGCCTGGACTTTCTACAGCGCGAGCTGAACAATCGCCGCCCATTGCTGCCGCCGCATTTCCAGCCATCGGCCGAGACCGCCGAAGTGCTGGCGACCTGCCGCGTGGTGGCCCAGGCGCCAGGCGCGTCATTGGGCTCCTACGTCATCTCCATGGCGCGCGGTGCCTCGGATGTGCTGGCCGTTCAATTGCTCCTCAAGGAGGCTGGCCTGCAGCGACCGATGCGCGTCGTGCCGCTGTTCGAGACGCTCGATGACCTGAACAATGCCGGTCCCACCCTCGAGCGGCTGCTGGGCTTGCCCGGCTATCGCCAACGGCTGCACGGCCCGCAGGAAGTGATGATCGGTTATTCGGACTCGGCCAAGGATGCCGGCACCACGGCGGCGGCATGGGCGCAGTATCGCGCCCAGGAAAGTCTTGTCGATATCTGCCGCAGGCACGAGGTCGAGTTGCTGCTGTTCCATGGTCGTGGAGGTACCGTCGGGCGTGGCGGCGGGCCGGCTCATGCTGCCATCCTTTCGCAGCCGCCGGGATCGGTAGCGGGGCGCTTCCGAACCACCGAGCAGGGCGAAATGATTCGCTTCAAGTTCGGCTTGCCGGACATCGCCGAACAGAACCTCAGCCTTTATCTGGCCGCCGTCCTGGAAGCGACGCTGTTGCCGCCGCCGATGCCTGAGCCCGACTGGCGCGACGCCATGGAGCAATTGGCCGCCGAAGGGGTCAAGGCATACCGCAGCGTGGTGCGCGACCACCCTCAGTTCGTCGAATATTTCCGTCAGGCCACGCCGGAACAGGAGCTTGGACGCCTGCCGTTGGGCAGCCGACCGTCCAAGCGCCGCGAGGGCGGTGTGGAGAGCTTGCGGGCAATTCCCTGGATATTCGCCTGGACGCAGACCCGCCTGATGCTGCCCGCCTGGTTGGGTTGGGAGCAGGCGCTGCGGGCAGCGCTGGCGCGCGGGGAGGGCGATCGCCTGCGGCGGATGAGACAACAGTGGCCGTTCTTCAGTACCCGCATCGATATGCTGGAGATGGTTCTGGCCAAGGCGGATGCGGAGATCGCCAGGCGCTACGACGAACGACTGGTCAGTGCACCATTGCGGCCCCTGGGAGACGATCTGCGTGACAGATTGTCGCAGGCCGTGGAGGCGGTGCTTGGGTTGACCGGGCAGACCGAACTGCTCGCGCACAGCCCCGAAACCCTTGAAGCATTCAGCCTGCGCAATACCTATCTCGATCCCTTGCATCTCATGCAGACCGAACTGCTGGCGCGCTCAAGGCAGCAGTCCGACCCCGCAGAAAGCCCTCTGGAACAAGCGCTGCTGGTCAGCGTCGCGGGCATCGCAGCCGGTTTGCGCAACACCGGCTGAAGGCGCGCCGGGAGGGCGGCGAGGCGCCGGACAAACGTCACTGCCGGCTTCGAACGACATTTTCCCGCCTCGGTGCGCCATGGCGGGTCCGGCAGCGATGGGCCATGGGAGCCGCTTGTCTGCGTTCTGTGCGCTGTGTATCGTGTTCAACCTTTTGTCGCATGGCGGCAAACCAGTTTTTTTGATTCGCCAGAGGTAAGGGTGCAGACCATCGATCCTGGCGGCATCCCTATGCAAAACTTGAGGACTCATCCATGCGCGTAATTCTGCTGGGAGCACCCGGTGCCGGAAAGGGCACGCAGGCACGCTTCATCACCGAGAAGTTCGCCATCCCGCAAATCTCCACTGGCGACATGTTGCGTGCAGCGGTCAAGGCCGGCTCGCCGCTGGGCTTGCAGGTCAAGGACGTGATGGACAGCGGTGGCCTGGTTTCCGACGAAATCATCATTGCTCTGATCCAGGAGCGTCTGCAGCAGGCCGACTGCGCCAACGGTTTCCTTTTCGATGGCTTTCCCCGCACCATCCCGCAAGCCGAAGCGCTACGCGATGCCGGCGTGAAGCTGGACCACGTGCTGGAAATCGCGGTGGACGATGAGGAAATCGTCGGGCGTCTGTCCGGTCGCCGTGTGCATCCGGCTTCTGGGCGCGTCTACCACACCGAGCACAACCCGCCGAAGGTGACGGGCGTCGATGACCTCACCGGTGAAGAGCTGATTCAGCGCAAGGACGATCTGGAAGAAACCGTTCGCCATCGTCTGGCCGTCTACCATTCGCAGACCAAGCCGCTGGTCGCCTTCTACCAGAACCTCGAAGCCACCGAGGGCACGCCCAAGTGCAGCCGCGTCGAAGGCGTCGGCTCGGTGGAAGACATCACAGCCAAGGTGCTGGCTGCGCTGAGCTGATCTCGTCTCGCATACCCAAACGGCCCGCTTGCGGGCCGTTTTCGTTTCCGGCCGGCCACGGGCATGGCTGATGGAGCGGATGCGCCGATGCTACAATCGCCGCCCTTTTTTACTCCGACCGGGATTTGCGATGACCACGCTGCTGGCCCTGGATACCGCCACCGAAGCCTGCTCCGTCGCGCTGCTGCATGAAGGCCGCGTGCTGAGCCATTACGAGGTGATACCCCGCCTGCATGCGCAACGGCTGTTGCCCATGATCCAGACGTTGCTGGCCGAAGCGGGCGTCGCCCTGTCGGCCGTCGATGCGCTGGCGTTCGGTCGAGGCCCCGGCGCCTTTACCGGCGTGCGTATCGCCGTCGGCGTGGTGCAGGGGCTGGCGTTCGCGCTGGAGCGCCCGGTACTGCCGGTCTCGACCCTGGCGACCATTGCCCAGCGGGCCCATCGCGAACAGGCGGCCCAGCAGGTGGCCGTGGCCATCGATGCGCGCATGGATGAGGTCTACTGGGGTTGCTATCGCGCCCACGACGGTGAGATGCAATTGGCGGGCATCGAAGCCGTATTGCCACCGGAACAGGTCACGCTTCCGCGCGACAGCGCCGGGGACTGGCTTGCCGCCGGAACCGGGTGGCGCTATGGCGAGCGGCTTGCGGTACGGCCTGCGGCGGTTGACGCGGCGCTGCTGCCGCACGCCGAAGATCTGTTGCATCTGGCGGCTTGCGGCTGGCAGCGCGGGGAGGCGGTGGAGGCCGATCAGGCGCAGCCGGTGTACCTGAGGGACAACGTCGCCACGCCGAAGGCGCCCCGGTGACCGGCGGGATTGCCAAAAACCGGACGGCTCGCTAGAGTCGGCGACACTTGAACAGGTGAATGATGCGCCTCAACGGTCTCGCCCCCTCTGCATACCCCATCGAACGTCCTGCCCCTCATGGCAGTGCGCCGGTACCCTATCGCGAAAGTGAAAGGGCTGCGGAGCAAGCGCGCGAGTCGATCGTCACCCCCTCCAGCCCAGCCGATGCCACCTACGAACACCTCTCCCGAGGCACTCGGAGCGAGCCCACTGACTACGCCTCGGTCGTCTCCGGTGATTTCATGCCGGCGCGCTTCGAAGCCATGATGGAACGCCCGCTGAGTAGCCGTGCCTCTCAAGCGCTGCAGAGTTACGGCACCACGGCGAGCTTCAGCGCCGATCTCGATGCGCACGAAGTGCTCGGTCTGGATCTCTACGCCTGAGGCGTAGCGAACCGCGCTTGAATCTTCCCTACTTTCTCGGCTGCCCCTCCTGGAATGACGCCGCCTGGCGCGGGTCGCTCTATGCGCCAGGTTTGCCGACGACCGAATTTCTTGCGCGTTATTGCGCGGTCTTCAATGCCGTCGAAGGCAACACCACCCTCTATGCCTGGCCGTCTGCACAAAAGGTCGAGCGCTGGGCGCGGCTGATGCCGGAAGGCTTTCGCTTCTGCGCCAAGCTGCCACGCGAGATCAGCCAGGCAGCGGATCTGCGGGAAGCAACCGATATGATCCTGTCGTTCCGGTCGCTGCTGGCCCCGCTGGGGCAGCGGGTCAGTCCGTTCTGGTTGCAACTGCCCGCGACCTTCGGCCCGGCTCGTCTCGGCGAGCTGGTGCAACTGACCGATACCCTGAACAGGCCGTTGGCGGTGGAGGTGCGTCACCCCGCGTTTTTCGCCAGAGGCGAGGAGGAGCGTGCGCTGAACCGCTTGCTGCACGAACGGGGCGTCGAGCGCATCTGCATGGACACCCGCGCGCTGTTCAGTTGCCAGACGAGCGATCCTGCCGTGCTCCATGCGCAGAGCAAGAAACCGCGACTGCCGGTACGACCGGCAGCGTTCAGCGATTCCCCGCAGCTGCGCTTCGTTGGGCATCCCGAACTGGAGGCGAACGACAGGTTCCTCGCGCCCTGGCTGGCCAAGGTCGCCGGCTGGATCGAGGCGGGCAAACGTCCGCATGTCTATTTGCATACGCCCGATAACAGGCTGGCGCCCGAACTGGCCATGCGTTTCCATGAGCAACTGCGGCAACGGCTGCCGGGCCTTCCGCCCCTGGCGATGGCGCCCACGCAGAGCGCGTCGCAACTGTCCTTGTTGAGCCTCGAACGCGGCTAGCGCCAAGCGATGGCGGGATTGTTGCAACCTTGACGTAGCGGCGTTGCCAAATCGGCATGACTTTCGGCCGTTTCATTCTCCTGTTGCTGCTCGCCGCGTGCGGGTTCGTTTACGCGGTCTGGCGCGGCCACGTCGACGTTCCGCCGAAGTGGAATCCCTGGGCGCCACTGGACATCCGCGAGGCGCCGAACCTGCTCACGTCCTACAAGCTGCAGCGTTTGCAAAATGATCGTGGGCTTTGCGAGCAGGCGCTGACGACCTCCGATCTCGACTACGTGCCGGTGCCTGACAGCACGCCGCAACCCGGCTGCCCCGTCGTGAACGCCGTGCGCGTCACCGGCTCGTCGGTGCGCTTCAACGGCGCGTTTCTCGCCACGTGCCCATTGGCCGCCGCCTATGCGTTGTTCGAACGGCACGGATTACAGCCTGCCGCGCAGCGGGTGTTTGGCCAACCCGTGGCGCGTGTCGATCACTTCGGCAGCTTCGCCTGTCGTAACATCGCGCGCAGCGACAGGCGCAGCCAGCACGCTTCGGCCAACGCCCTGGATTTGGCCGGGTTCGGGCTGCAGGACGGTACGCGCATTACCGTTGCGCGGGACTGGAACGGCGAGAACGACAAGGCACGCTTCCTGCGTGAGATCAAAGCGGCGGCGTGCGATGCCTTCAGGATCACGCTGAGTCCCGAATACAACGCCGCCCACCATGACCATTTTCATGTCGATATGGGCGGTTTCGGTGTCTGCCGCTGAGGCGCGCTGGCGCGTCCTCTGGCAGAATGCGGCGTTTTTCTCGCCGAGCTCCGTATGACTGCTTCATCCCCGCTGGTTCGTGTCGAGGCGCTGGCGCCTCAGTTCGCCGAGCAGGCTGGCGCCTGGGCCTCTCGGCTTGCCTTGCCGTTGCAGGCGGACGACGCGCAGTTCGCCTTGCAACTGGGCGACCAGGGCCTGCAGTTGCAACTGCTGGGCCCGCAAGCGCCGGGTCCGGTACGGGTGGATTTCGTCGAAGGCGGCGCTGCACATCGTCGTCAGTTCGGCGGTGGCAGCGGGCAAATGATTGCCAAGGCAGTCGGCCTCCAGCCCGGCGTCCGACCCCGCGTGCTGGATGCCACCGCCGGCCTCGGCCGGGATGCCTTCGTGCTGGCTACCCTGGGATGCGAGATGGTGCTGTTCGAGCGTCAACCGTTGATTGCCGCGCTGTTGGAGGACGGTCTGCGACGGGGAACCGAAGACGCCGACGTACGGCCGATCGTCGAGCGCATGCGGCTGCGACACGGCAACGCCATCGAGCTGATGGCCCGATGGGAGGGTGAGCCGCCGCAGGTGATCTATCTTGACCCCATGTTTCCGCACCGTGAAAAGAGCGCGCTGGTGAAAAAGGAAATGCGCCTGTTCCGGCCGTTCGTAGGAGATGACCTGGACGCGGGCGCGCTGCTCGAACAGGCGCTGGGACTGGCCAGCCACCGCGTGGTGGTGAAACGGCCGCGCAAGGCACCGGCGATCGACGGGCCCCGGCCTGGCTACAGCCTGGAGGGCAAGTCCAGCCGCTACGACATTTATCCGAAGAAGAAGCTGTCGGCCAGCCAGTGATCGATCGCCCCTGCGCACCTGCCGTTTCGTTGGCCTTGCTTAATGTCCTCAACAGTGGCATTTCTAGATCAGGCCGTTCGTGGCCTGAACGGTGGTTACCTTGATCGCAGTAGAAGGAAGCGCATATGCAGATCCAAGTACATAGCGATAACCACATCGAAGGAAGCGCCCGTCTGGTGGACTGGGTCAGCGGCAATGTCGCCGACAAGCTGGATCGGTTCGACGACGAGGTCACCCGAGTCGTGGTGCACCTGAACGACGAGAACGGCGACAAGGCCGGCTCCCATGACAAACGATGCCAGATCGAGGCGCGGCCAAAAGGCCAGCAGCCAGTCTCCGTCACGCATAAGGCCGCATCCCTGGAGCTGGCCGTGGACGGCGCCATCGACAAGCTCAACAATGCGCTCAAGCATCAGTTCGGCAAATTGCGCAGCAAGCGCGCCTCGGCGCCGACGCCCATCGAAGGCGAAACCCTCGAAGTCGAAGGGCGCGATGCGTTGCTGGAAGAAGATTTCCTCGCAGACGAGCAACTGCGCAGCTCCTGAGTCAGGCCATTGCGTCACCAGCGTGGCCACGCGCCGATGATCGGCGTCGATCGATAACACCCTCGCAAAAACAGGCAGGCACCGCCCGGTGCCTGCGCCTTGCCGCCTCTTTCCGTGCCCTGTTACTGCGCCTGAACCGGACGCCGCGTTTTGCGAGCGACCACCGGAACTGTCCTTCGCTGGGGGCTGTGCTATACACAATGGAGGTACTGCGCGAGGAGCGTCGGAAACGGCGCGCTAGGCTCGTGGCGGACCGTGACGAGAGGGGGGGCAATCGGCCAGGTGAGCGTTGTTCAGAACTGCTCACGGCCATCAGCACAGAGGTGACACCATGACCATGATGCAATGCGTTTACCGCGATCACGTGATTACTGCCGAAGTGATGGAGCATCCCGGCACACCGACTCCCTGGGCCGGAGGTTGCCGAATCAGCAACCCCCAGGGACAGGTTACCCGGCGCATGGCGCTTCCGGTCGGGCACGCCTTCATGGCGGAACTCGAACAAGCGCAGCGGGCTTCCATCGCTCACGGTAAGTGGCTGGTGGACCAATGCCTGGATCAAGGCAGGCAACTGTTCGACAAGGCGGCCTGAGTCCTTTGCGGGCCGCGCCGTGGCGAGGCCCGCCTCTTTCCCGTCTGCTCGCACCCTGACGTCCGGTTGAACTGTTGGTGGCCCCGACCCCTCTATTGCAGACATCGCCTGCGCCCGTTGGGCGCCAAATCGACCAGACGAGGAGTCGTTCGATGGAACTTCCCAACAAAGACATGAGTACCTTGTTCGAACAGCTGGGCCTGCCGTCGGACCCGAACAGCATCGACGAATTCATCGCCGAACATGCGCCGCTACCCAATCACGTCAAGCTTGCCGAAGCGCCGTTCTGGAGCGATGCGCAGCGTGCTTTCCTCGCCGATGAATGGATCGAGGACGCCGAATGGGTCCCGATCGTCGACGAACTCAACGCCCGGCTACACGAAGAACAGGCACTGTCCTGACCCCATCGGGCCTCAAGCCTGGCCGTGAGTGAAGCAGCCATGCTCCGCTGGCTTGAAAGCCCTGCCGCTCGACGCTCTGCGCGTCTTTCCTCCGACCTCAGGAGCCGCCATGACCGAAGAACGAAACACACTTACGACCCGGCAGGGTCATCCCGTGAGCGACAACCAGAGCCTGCGCAGTGTTGGAGAGCGCGGCCCGGCGACGCTTGAGAACTACCAGTTCATCGAAAAAATCACCCATTTCGATCGGGAACGCATCCCCGAGCGCGTCGTACATGCCCGTGGTACCGCAGCCCATGGCTGGTTCGAGCCCTACGGCACCATCGGCGACGAGCCCGCGAGTAAATACACCCGCGCCAAGGTGCTGACCCGGACGGGTGTGCGCACGCCCGTCTTCCTGCGGTTTTCCACGGTGATCGGTGCCAAGGAGTCGCCTGAAACCGCCCGCGACCCCCGTGGTTTCGCCATCAAGTTCTATACCGAAGATGGCAACTGGGACCTGGTGGGTAACAACCTGAAGGTGTTTTTCATCCGCGACGCAATCAAGTTTCCCGACATGATCCATGCGTTCAAGCCAGACCCTGTGACCAATAGGCAAGAGCCCTGGCGCTTTTACGATTTCGTCCAACATCATCCCGAAGCGTTGCACATGGTGACCTGGGTGAAGAGCCCTTGGGGCATTCCGGCGAATTACCGGCACATGCAGGGCTCCAGCGTGAACACCTACAAACTGGTCAACGACAAGGGCGAGGCCGTGCTCTGCAAGTTCTCCTTCGAGCCCAAGCTGGGGGTGAAGAACCTTACCGCTCAGCAGGCCGCCGAGATCCAGATGAAAGATGTCGGTCACGCCACGCGAGATCTTTACGATGCGATCGAGCGGGGCGAATACCCGGAATGGGAGATGGCGGTGCAGATCATGTCCGATGATCCGCATGAGGAACTCGACTTCGATCCGTTGGACGACACCAAACGCTGGCCGGAAGACCAGTTCCCACTGTTGCCGGTGGGTCGTCTGGTGCTCGACCGCAACCCGTCGAATGTCTTCGCCGAAACCGAACAGGCCGCCTTCGGTACGGGCGTGCTGGTCGACGGCATCGACTTCTCCGATGACAAGATGCTGCAAGGGCGCACGCTGTCCTACTCCGACACTCAGCGCTACCGTGTCGGTGCCAACTACCTGCAACTGGCGATCAACGCGCCCCGCCGTCAGGTGGCCACCAATCAGCGCGATGGGCAGATGGCGCACTTCGTCGACACCGGCGGCGAAAACCCGCATGTCAACTACGAGCCCAGTTCGATGGGCGGGCTGCGTGAAGCGCCCAAGCCCAAGCCGGATTATCACCAATGGGTCGAAGGCCACCTTGGCCGCTACCAGACCACCAAGGCTGCGGCGGACTATCACCAGGCTGGCGATCGCTATCGCAGTTTCGAGGAATGGGAGCGCGAGGACCTGATCGCCAACATTACCGCCGACCTCAAGGAGTGTCCGGAGCATATCTGCCTGCGGATGATCTGGCACTTCTGGCATTGCGATCCGGACTACGGACAACGTCTGGCCGACGGCGTGGGCGTGGATATCGAGAAAGCCAAGGCGCTGCCGCCGCTCGAGGGGCGCGCCGCGCCGGGTGAAAATCTGGCCGGGCCAACCTACAGCAGCGGCGAAGCGGAAAGCGGCGATACCCACCACGCCACCCAGCCCGGCATCGGGCGCTAGCACCGTTGCGCTGGGCGCGGCGGCGCCGTGTCGCCGCGCCTGGTGTTTGTGCGCCGGTGAATTAGAATGCGCCGCTTGCGCGCGACGCAGCGCCCCGTTGTACTCCCGTAGTAAAAGGACTCTCATGAATCGCGACCCATCGGCCGCCAGCGCTCTCGACATCGCGGCCCGTTATGACTGTGCCAGATCCCTCGCGCGCGAGGCCGCACGGCTCGGCATGGACTACTACCTCAAGCGCGACGTGCTGACGGTCGAACACAAGGGCGACGATCTGCAGGACGTGGTGAGCATCGCGGACAAGCAGATCGAAGCATTCATACGCGCCCGGCTGGCCGAGCGATTCCCCGAGGATGGTTTTCTCGGGGAGGAAAGTGGTTCAGCCGGGCTTGGTGCTCGCTGCGTATGGGTGATCGATCCCATCGATGGCACGGCCTGCTTCGTCAACGGCCTGCATAACTGGTGCGTGTCCATCGGCCTGCTGATCGACGGCGAACCGCACTTGGGCGCCATCGCCGATCCCAACCATAACGAGCTGTTCCATGGCTGCCTGGGCCAGGGCGCGTTCGTCAACGACGTGCCTATGAAGGTCAGCGGCGCCACGCATGTGGCGCAGGGCGTCACCGCCACCGGCACCTTTCATCCACGTGGCAAGGAGCACTTCATTCCCTTCCTGGAAAAGCTGCTGGCCGATGGCGGCATGTTCTTTCGCAATGGCTCCGGCGCATTGATGACCGCCTATGTGGCGGCCGGACGCTTGCTGGGCTATTACGAGACCGAGTTGAAAAGTTGGGATTGCCTGGCGGGGCTGGTCATGGTCAAGGAAGCGGGCGGCTGCGTAAACGACTTCCTGCGTAACGACGGATTGCTACGGGGCAATCCCTATCTGGTCGCCTGCCCGGGCGTCTACCGGCAATTGGCGGAAATGATCGGCCCTTCGCTGGACAGTTGATGTTGCGCTCCGGATGACTGGCGCCACCGTGCCACGTTCCCACGCCGCGCGTGGGAACGATCTCGGGCGCGGTATCAGGTGCGCAGCTCGGGCGGGACCGTACCGCCGTGTTCGGCGAGCTTGTGCATCACGGTACGGTGCAGCCACATATTCATCTGCGCCGAGTCAGCCATCTGGTCGGGCGGGCAACCCAGTTCGGTCGCCAGCTCCTTTCGCGACTCCAGGCTGCTATCGAGGCCCAGCAATTTGAGCAGGTCCACGATGGAGGTACGCCAGTTCAGTTTTTCCGGGAAGGTCGCCGCCATGCCGTCGAGTTTCGCCGGAACGTCCACGGCGCTGGTGGCGCCGCCAACGCTACCAACAGTACCCGCGGAGCCTGCCATACCAGGGGTCGCGCCGGTCGCGCCGGTCGCGCCGGGCGGGCTGGTGGTCGCGTTGTTGGCGGTGGTGGGGCGCTCGGAGTCAACAACCGTATCGGTGGCGTGCTGATTGATGCCCGAATCCGGGGCGGCCGGCTTGTGCGCTTCGTTGCTGACGCCACCCAAGCCCAACTTGTCTTTGATCTTGTCGAACAGGCCCATTGCATGATCCTCGGTTGATGTAGGTCCAGGTTGGACCATCGCTGCGTTCAGGTCATTCACCCCCGCAGGTCGGAACGACGCCGCAAAGGCCGCCGTCTGTCTGCCGGTTGCGACCGGCGGCGGGGTGCTGGGGATTGCGCCATGCCGCCGTCGGCCGCAGCGCATCGGCACCCAGGGTGCAGGTCCGCCGGACGCCGGTCGGCTGGCGCAGTATCAGAACACCAGCATGAACAAGCCGATCACTACCAACAGACCGA is a genomic window of Stutzerimonas stutzeri containing:
- a CDS encoding extensin family protein is translated as MTFGRFILLLLLAACGFVYAVWRGHVDVPPKWNPWAPLDIREAPNLLTSYKLQRLQNDRGLCEQALTTSDLDYVPVPDSTPQPGCPVVNAVRVTGSSVRFNGAFLATCPLAAAYALFERHGLQPAAQRVFGQPVARVDHFGSFACRNIARSDRRSQHASANALDLAGFGLQDGTRITVARDWNGENDKARFLREIKAAACDAFRITLSPEYNAAHHDHFHVDMGGFGVCR
- a CDS encoding class I SAM-dependent methyltransferase, encoding MTASSPLVRVEALAPQFAEQAGAWASRLALPLQADDAQFALQLGDQGLQLQLLGPQAPGPVRVDFVEGGAAHRRQFGGGSGQMIAKAVGLQPGVRPRVLDATAGLGRDAFVLATLGCEMVLFERQPLIAALLEDGLRRGTEDADVRPIVERMRLRHGNAIELMARWEGEPPQVIYLDPMFPHREKSALVKKEMRLFRPFVGDDLDAGALLEQALGLASHRVVVKRPRKAPAIDGPRPGYSLEGKSSRYDIYPKKKLSASQ
- a CDS encoding HPF/RaiA family ribosome-associated protein, producing MQIQVHSDNHIEGSARLVDWVSGNVADKLDRFDDEVTRVVVHLNDENGDKAGSHDKRCQIEARPKGQQPVSVTHKAASLELAVDGAIDKLNNALKHQFGKLRSKRASAPTPIEGETLEVEGRDALLEEDFLADEQLRSS
- a CDS encoding DUF3597 domain-containing protein; translation: MGLFDKIKDKLGLGGVSNEAHKPAAPDSGINQHATDTVVDSERPTTANNATTSPPGATGATGATPGMAGSAGTVGSVGGATSAVDVPAKLDGMAATFPEKLNWRTSIVDLLKLLGLDSSLESRKELATELGCPPDQMADSAQMNMWLHRTVMHKLAEHGGTVPPELRT
- a CDS encoding catalase is translated as MTEERNTLTTRQGHPVSDNQSLRSVGERGPATLENYQFIEKITHFDRERIPERVVHARGTAAHGWFEPYGTIGDEPASKYTRAKVLTRTGVRTPVFLRFSTVIGAKESPETARDPRGFAIKFYTEDGNWDLVGNNLKVFFIRDAIKFPDMIHAFKPDPVTNRQEPWRFYDFVQHHPEALHMVTWVKSPWGIPANYRHMQGSSVNTYKLVNDKGEAVLCKFSFEPKLGVKNLTAQQAAEIQMKDVGHATRDLYDAIERGEYPEWEMAVQIMSDDPHEELDFDPLDDTKRWPEDQFPLLPVGRLVLDRNPSNVFAETEQAAFGTGVLVDGIDFSDDKMLQGRTLSYSDTQRYRVGANYLQLAINAPRRQVATNQRDGQMAHFVDTGGENPHVNYEPSSMGGLREAPKPKPDYHQWVEGHLGRYQTTKAAADYHQAGDRYRSFEEWEREDLIANITADLKECPEHICLRMIWHFWHCDPDYGQRLADGVGVDIEKAKALPPLEGRAAPGENLAGPTYSSGEAESGDTHHATQPGIGR
- a CDS encoding inositol monophosphatase family protein, which produces MNRDPSAASALDIAARYDCARSLAREAARLGMDYYLKRDVLTVEHKGDDLQDVVSIADKQIEAFIRARLAERFPEDGFLGEESGSAGLGARCVWVIDPIDGTACFVNGLHNWCVSIGLLIDGEPHLGAIADPNHNELFHGCLGQGAFVNDVPMKVSGATHVAQGVTATGTFHPRGKEHFIPFLEKLLADGGMFFRNGSGALMTAYVAAGRLLGYYETELKSWDCLAGLVMVKEAGGCVNDFLRNDGLLRGNPYLVACPGVYRQLAEMIGPSLDS
- a CDS encoding DUF2789 domain-containing protein, with product MELPNKDMSTLFEQLGLPSDPNSIDEFIAEHAPLPNHVKLAEAPFWSDAQRAFLADEWIEDAEWVPIVDELNARLHEEQALS